A single region of the Triticum dicoccoides isolate Atlit2015 ecotype Zavitan chromosome 2B, WEW_v2.0, whole genome shotgun sequence genome encodes:
- the LOC119360457 gene encoding uncharacterized protein LOC119360457: MEDGRIQTTPNLPQDILMAIFAAFEIPDLLRAGSVCSSWRSACETLRNHGLYNQSQTPCLLYTSESDGESTARLYSLAEKKAYRLTLPDPPIRTRSLIGSSPQGLLVTVDDRSEMHLLNPITGQQIALPSVITIRQVSPVYDDSGVLHMYRYSSHTRHTVLALPANLALSELRHQLHHKAFVFPLSDDDASSSSAAAGGHIVVLIHNPSRQLSFARVGAESWTWLPPHTSYDDCMYKNGLIHAVTSKGEIHGFDLASPAPVASMKIIMEGPLTYRYLISMYIIQAPWGHLLQVWRKFGGCDLGDTPQSSVFWITGKIRVYKVDTVANELERTSCLRGHALFLGHNQSLCLSTEEYPALKANHAYFTDDCRYWTMGLQNNRRDMGILNLDDNNSEELVSPHLWSNRPAPIWITPNLREINFNLDN; encoded by the coding sequence ATGGAGGACGGGAGGATCCAGACCACGCCGAATCTGCCGCAGGACATCTTGATGGCCATCTTCGCCGCGTTTGAAATCCCCGACCTCCTGCGTGCTGGCTCCGTATGCTCCTCCTGGCGCTCCGCCTGCGAAACCCTGCGCAACCACGGGCTGTACAACCAGTCCCAGACGCCATGCCTGCTCTACACCTCCGAGTCCGACGGCGAGAGCACCGCGCGCCTCTACAGCCTCGCGGAGAAGAAGGCCTACAGGCTGACCCTCCCGGACCCGCCCATCCGCACCAGGTCTCTGATCGGGTCCTCCCCTCAGGGCTTGCTGGTTACGGTCGACGACAGATCCGAGATGCACCTTCTCAACCCCATCACCGGTCAACAGATCGCCCTCCCATCGGTGATCACCATCCGGCAGGTGAGCCCCGTATACGATGACTCCGGCGTCCTCCACATGTACAGATACTCGTCCCACACCAGACATACTGTTCTCGCTCTGCCAGCAAACCTTGCTCTTAGCGAGCTGCGGCACCAGCTCCATCACAAGGCTTTTGTGTTTCCTCTTTCCGATGATGATGCATCCTCATCCTCAGCAGCAGCAGGAGGACACATTGTGGTGCTGATCCACAACCCGTCTCGCCAGCTCTCCTTTGCAAGGGTAGGGGCCGAGAGCTGGACCTGGTTGCCACCACACACCTCCTATGACGACTGCATGTATAAGAATGGCCTCATTCATGCGGTGACTTCCAAGGGAGAAATCCATGGCTTCGATCTTGCCAGCCCTGCCCCTGTGGCCAGCATGAAGATCATTATGGAGGGACCATTGACTTATAGATATCTTATTAGTATGTACATCATACAAGCCCCATGGGGTCATCTTCTACAGGTTTGGAGAAAATTTGGGGGTTGTGATTTAGGAGATACACCCCAGTCATCTGTGTTTTGGATTACAGGCAAAATTAGAGTATATAAAGTTGATACAGTGGCGAATGAACTCGAGAGAACCAGTTGCTTGCGCGGCCATGCGTTGTTCCTTGGGCATAATCAGTCGCTTTGTCTTAGTACCGAAGAATACCCGGCTCTTAAGGCGAACCATGCCTACTTCACCGACGATTGCAGATATTGGACAATGGGACTTCAGAATAATCGCCGTGATATGGGAATTCTCAACTTGGATGATAACAACAGCGAGGAACTTGTGTCTCCTCACCTTTGGTCCAACCGTCCAGCCCCCATATGGATTACACCAAATCTCAGGGAGATAAACTTTAATTTGGATAATTAG